GTCCGCCACCGAGCCGGGGACCCTTGGTGGGCGTAGGCATTGGTCAAATCTCCTTGAAGTTCTTCGTCAAGTACCGAGTCAGTGGTCCCGAGTCAGTACTGCCAACCGGTGCTGAGGGTCAGTACTGCTCGTCCTCGACGAAGTCGCCCTCGTCGTCGCCGTAGTAGGCCGACGCGGACGGGTCGAAGTCGAGCGGGCTGTCCTTGAGGGACAGACCGAGCTCGGCGAGCTTCTCCTTGACCTCCGTGATCGACTTCGCGCCGAAGTTGCGGATGTCCAGGAGGTCGGCCTCCGAACGGGCGACGAGCTCGCCGACCGTGTGGATGCCCTCACGCTTGAGGCAGTTGTACGAACGGATCGTCAGCTGCAGGTCCTCGATCGGCAGCGCCAGGTCCGCGGCCAGGGCCGCGTCCGTCGGCGACGGGCCGATCTCGATGCCCTCGGCCTCGACGTTCAGCTCACGCGCCAGGCCGAACAGCTCGACGAGCGTCTTGCCGGCCGACGCGAGCGCGTCGCGCGGGCTGATGGCCGCCTTCGTCTCGACGTCGACGATGAGCTTGTCGAAGTCCGTGCGCTGCTCGACACGCGTCGCCTCGACCTTGTAGGTCACCTTGAGGACCGGCGAGTAGATCGAGTCGACCGGGATGCGGCCGATCTCGGCGTCGAACGTCTTGTTCTGCGCGGCCGACACGTAGCCACGGCCGCGCTCGACGGTCAGCTCGATCTCGAGCTTGCCCTTGTCGTTGAGCGTCGCGAGGTGCAGGTCGGGGTTGTGCACCTCGACGCCCGCCGGCGGCACGATGTCCGCGGCGGTGACCTCACCCGGGCCCTGCTTGCGCAGGTACATCACGACGGGCTCGTCGTTCTCCGACGAGACCACGAGGTTCTTGATGTTGAGGATGATCTCGGTGACGTCCTCCTTGACCCCCGGCACGGTCGAGAACTCGTGCAGGACGCCGTCGATACGGATCGACGTGACGGCGGCACCGGGGATGGAGGACAGCAGCGTCCGGCGGAGCGAGTTGCCGAGCGTGTAGCCGAAGCCCGGCTCGAGCGGCTCGATGGAGAACCGCGAACGGTTCTCCGAGATGACCTCTTCGGCCAGGGTGGGGCGCTGTGCGATCAGCACGGTGTGATTCCTCTCAGCGGACGTCCGCCATATGACGCCACGCAGGTGTTGCGATCCCGGTCATGCCTCGGTCCGCATCCCGGGAGATGACTTGACGACCTACGCCCGTGCCGGGCCGAGCAGGGGCACGGCCCGGCACGGGCGAGGGGTCAGACGCGGCGGCGCTTCGGCGGACGGCAGCCGTTGTGCGCCTGCGGCGTGACGTCCTGGATCGAACCGACCTCGAGACCGGCGGCCTGCAGCGAACGGATCGCCGTCTCGCGGCCCGAGCCCGGGCCCTTGACGAAGACGTCGACCTTGCGCATGCCGTGCTCCTGCGCACGACGGGCGGCGGCCTCGGCGGCGAGCTGCGCGGCGAACGGCGTCGACTTGCGCGAGCCCTTGAAGCCGACCTGGCCGGACGACGCCGACGAGATCACGGCACCCGAGGGGTCGGTGATCGAGATGATCGTGTTGTTGAACGTGCTCTTGATGTGCGCCTGGCCGTGGGAGACGTTCTTCTTCTCCTTGCGGCGCGGCTTGCGCACGGCGGTACGGGACTTGGGAGGCATCTGCTCTTCTTCTCTCTACGGATCGGGCTGCCGGAAGCGGCGGGCGGTTACTTGCGCCCGGCCTTCTTCTTGCCGGCGACGGTGCGCTTCGGGCCCTTGCGGGTACGCGCGTTGGTCTTCGTGCGCTGGCCGCGCACCGGAAGGCCGCGGCGGTGACGCAGGCCCTCGTAGCAGCCGATCTCCACCTTGCGGCGGATGTCCGCGGCGACCTCACGGCGGAGGTCACCCTCGAGCTTGTAGTTGCCCTCGAGGTAGTCACGCAGCGCGACGAGCTCGGTGTCGCCGAGCTCCTTCACGCGCAGGTCGCCGGAGATGCCGGTGGCCGCAAGGGTCTCCTTGGCGCGCGTGCGGCCAACTCCGTAGATGTAGGTGAGCGCGATCTCCAGCCGCTTCTCGCGGGGGAGGTCGACGCCGACAAGACGTGCCATGTGCCTGGTGGCTCCTGTTACTGCTCGGAGGTCTTCCGCAGCACCCTCCCGCGTTCGTGCGGGCCCCGGCCTCCGAGCCGAGGGTTCAACGGTCCCGGCGATGCCGGACCCGAGGTGATGCTGCGCTGGGTTGCCCCGGAGGGCAGGTGATGCGTGGGCGTCAGCCCTGACGCTGCTTGTGGCGCAGGTTCTCGCAGATCACCTGGACGCGACCGTGCCGGCGGATCACCTTGCACTTGTCGCAGATCTTCTTGACGCTGGGCTTGACCTTCATCGCGTGTTTCCTCCGCCGCCGCGTGACCCGGAGGGGACCGGCGGCGATGTCGTGGTGATTACTTGTAGCGGTAGACGATGCGACCGCGGGACAGGTCGTACGGGCTCAGCTCGACGACCACCCGGTCCTCAGGGAGGATCCGGATGTAGTGCTGTCGCATCTTGCCCGAGATGTGGGCGAGCACCTTGTGGCCGTTGGTGAGCTCCACGCGGAACATCGCGTTCGGCAGCGCCTCGACGACACTGCCCTCGATCTCGATGACGCCGTCCTTCTTCGCCATGTCCTCCGCTAACTGTCGGTCGTGTCGAGCACCACGAGGTCCACGCGAACCGGCATGCCGCCGGAACGTCGTCGAGATCGTGGAAGGGAGCGGGTGCTGCCCCGGTGCCGTCCGGCCGGTCTCCCGGTCACGGACGACGAACAGAGCGCACACACCCAACGGGCTACTTTACGCCATGCCACCCATTCGACGAAACCGCTCCGGTGACCCCGAGACGTGACGTCCGACTCCCCCGCCGCGTGCTCAGGGGCGTCGGAGCCCGTGCCGGGCCGCAGCACCGGCGGTGGGAGCGGGCGTCGCCCGCTCCGGTCAGTCGAGGGGCGTCGGCGTCACACCGTGCGGCGCGAGACCCGCCAGACCGCCGTCGCGCGCCGTGAGCACCCAGATCCCGCCGTCGAGGATCGCGACCGTGTGCTCCCAGTGGGCCGCGCGCGAGCCGTCCTCCGTGACGACCGTCCAGTCGTCGGCGAGCACCCGCGTCGCCTGCTCACCGCGCACGAGCATCGGCTCGACCGCGACGCACAGGCCCGGGCGGACCTTCGCCCCGCGGTCCCGCGTGCGGTAGTTCAGCACGTCCGGCGGCTGGTGCATCGCCGACCCGATGCCGTGACCGACGTAGTCCTCCACCACGCCGAGCCGCACGCCACCGTTGCGCCCGGCCGTGTGCGCGCCGTCCACGACGTCCTCGACCGCGTCACCGACGGCACCGAGGCGGTCGGCACCGGCGAGCGCCGCGATGCCGGCCCACATGGCCTCCTCGCCGGTCGCGACGAGCTCGCGGTCCTCGACCGTGCCGTCGCCCAGGACGAACGACAGCGCGCTGTCGCCGTGCCACCCGTCGACGACCGCACCGCAGTCGATCGACACGACGTCGCCCTCCGCGAGCACCCGCCCGCCGGGGATGCCGTGCACCACCTCGTCGTTCACCGACACGCACACCGTCGCGGGGTACCCGTGGTAGCCCAGGAACGACGGCGCCGCACCCGCCTGCACGATCACCCGTGCCGCGGCCGCGTCGACGTCCGCCGTCGTCGCGCCGGGCACAGCAGCCGCACGGGCCGCGTCGAGCGCGTCGGCGACGACGAGCCCGGCACGCCGCATGACGCGCACCTGGTCGGCGCTCTTGTACTCGATCCGTTCGCGGCCGAACACGTGAACCACCGTCCTCCGCCCGCTCAGCGGGCGGGCGAGCCGATCGCCACGAGCAGGCGCTCAGTGACCTCGTCGACCTCGCCGATGCCGTCGACGCGCGCCAGCAGGCCGCGCTGCGAGTAGACGTCCGAGATCGGGGCGGTCTGCTCGGCGTAGACGTCGAGCCGGTGGCGGATGACGTCCTCGGTGTCGTCCTCGCGACCCTCGATCTCGGCGCGCTTGAGCAGGCGCTCCGCGACGACCTCGGGGTCCGCGGTGATCTCGACCGCGAGGTCGAGGGACAGGCCGGCGTCCGCGAGGATCGCGTCGAGCTCGGCGACCTGGGCGACGTTGCGGGGGTAGCCGTCGAGCAGGAACCCACCCGCGGTGTCGTCCTGCGCGAGTCGGTCACGGACCATCGCGTTCGTGATCTCGTCGGGCACCAAGGCGCCCCGCGACGAGTACTCCTGCGCCTTGCGGCCGAGCTCCGTGCCGCCCTTGATGTTGGCGCGGAAGATGTCGCCCGTCGAGATCGCGGGGACCGCGAGGCGCTCGGCGAGGCGGGCCGCCTGCGTGCCCTTGCCCGCTCCGGGCGGGCCGAGCAGGACCAGACGCGTGCTCATCGGAGGAACCCTTCGTAGTGCCGCTGCTGCAGCTGGGACTCGATCTGCTTGACGGTCTCGAGGCCGACGCCGACGACGATCAGGATCGACGAGCCGCCGAACGGGATGTTCTGGCCGACGTCGAGCATGATGAACGCGATCGTCGGGATCAGCGCCACGACCGCGAGGTACAGCGAGCCGGGCGCCGTGATGCGCGAGATCACGTAGCTGAGGTAGTCGGCGGTCGGGCGGCCGGCACGGATGCCGGGGATGAAGCCGCCGTACTTCTTCATGTTGTCCGCGACCTCGTCCGGGTTGAACGTGATCGCCGTGTAGAAGTAGCAGAAGAAGATGATCAGCACGACGTACAGCGCGAGGTTCAGCGGCGCGTCCTGCGCGGCGAGGTTCTGCGAGACCCACCGGACCCAGTCCGCGGTCTGGTCGCCGAACTGCGCGATGATCCCCGGGATCGCCAGGAGCGACGACGCGAAGATGATCGGGATGACGCCGGCCATGTTGATCTTGATCGGGATGTAGGTGCTCGACCCGCCGTACATGCGGCGGCCCACCATGCGCTTGGCGTACTGCACCGGGATGCGGCGCTGGCTCTGCTCGACGAAGACGACGAGCGCGATGACGAGCACGATGATCGCCAGGACGACGATGAACTTCGTCAGGCCGTTGTTGCCACCCGCGATCGACCACATGGCGGTCGGGAAGCTCGCGGCGATCGACGTGAAGATGAGCAGCGACATGCCGTTGCCGACGCCGCGCTCGGTGATGAGCTCGCCGAGCCACATGATCAGGCCCGTGCCCGCGGTCATCGTGATGACCATGATGACGAGCGTCGTCCACGACGAGTCCGGGATGACGTCGACGGTGCACCCGCCGAAGAGCTGGCCGCTGCGCGCGATCGTGATGACCGTCGTCGACTGCAGGACGGCGAGCGCGATGGTCAGGTAGCGGGTGTACTGCGTGAGCTTCGCGGTACCCGACTGCCCTTCCTTGTGCAGCTCCTCGAACTTCGGGATCACGACGCGCAGCAGCTGCACGATGATGCTCGCGGTGATGTACGGCATGATCCCGAGCGCGAACACCGACAGCTGGAGCAGGGCTCCACCGCTGAACAGGTTCACCAGCCCGAGCAGGTCGTTCTCCGTACCCGCCTCGTCGATGCACTGCTGCACGTTGGGGTAGGACACCCCGGGCGTGGGCAGGAAGGATCCGATGCGGAACACCACCATGATGCCGATGGTGAAGAGCAGCTTCCGCCGCAGGTCGGGCGTCCGGAACGCCCGCACGAATGCGCCTAGCACCTGTCCTCCTGGGTAGCCGCTCGTGCGGCAGTCGTCAGCCACCCGGCGATGGCCGCAGGCAAGACTACCTGCAACCTCACCGAGCTCGGTTCTTCGCGGGTGAGCGCCTTCGCTACACGCGTGCCCGCCGCCGCCGACGCGCGACGAGCAGGAGCAGTATGCCCCCTGTGGCGCACGCCACGGCCCACGTGCCCAGGAACAGGACGTCGGCCCCCGTCCGGGCGAGCGGCGGCGTCCGCCCCGGTCCCGGTGTGGCCGCGGGTGACGGCGCCGGCGTCGGGGCGATCCCGTCCTGGCTCGGGCCGGGTCCGGGCGTGGGCTCGACCGTAGGGTCCGGCGTGGGTGCGACCGCGACGTCCGCGAGGTGCAGCAGCACGTCGAAGGACGCCTCGAGGCGTCCTTCGTGCGTGCCGTTCCCCGAGGTCGCGGCGACGTCGAAGACGTACCCGACCGTCAGCCGGGTCGACTCGCCCGGCGCCAGGACGCGGCTCGCGATGCGGGTGCGGCCCGCGTCCGCGAGCGCCCGCAGCGAGCGCTCGCCGCCGTCCCACCGCAGCCGCACGTCGTCGAAGAAGGTCGTGGTGCTCCCCGCGGGCGCGTCGAGGTCGACGTCGACCAGCCACGCCGTCAGCCGGCCCGCGCTCGGCCCGTCGTTGCGCACGACGAGGGTGCGGCGCGCCTGGTCACCGGGCACGGAGACGGGCACCCCGACGAAGCTCGTCGTCGCGGTGCTCTGCGTCGTGCCGTCCCACGCGAGCGAGACCGTCGGGCCCGCCCAGCCGACGCCCAGCTCGTCGTCGGCCACCGCGGCGGCGGCCGGGGCCGTCACCGCCAGCGTGAGACCGGCGGCGACCGCGGCGAGCACCCTCGTCGCGCGCCTCACGGCGTGGTCCGGAAGGTCGTGAACGTGAACGTGACGGTGTGCACGGGCTCCGCCGCGACGACGAACGTGCGGGCGGCCGTCGCCGTCCACGCGGACGACGCCCCGGACACCGTCCCGGCGGGGCCCGTCGCGGTCACCTGCGCGGTGTCGGTGTGCGTCCAGCGGGTCGGCACGTAGCGCGCGACGAGGCACCAGTACTCGTCGCTGGGCGTCGTCGACGCGGTGTACGCCGAGGTCCAGGGGGTCGAGGCGAGCGTCGCACCCGCGCCCGTCAGGCTCGTCGTGCAGGCCGCCGCCGACGCGACGCGGTACGTGCTGACCTGCGACGCGCCGAACACGCCGCCCGCGGTGTCGACCGTCAGCGTGTACGCCAGGCCGCGATGCCCCTGCGCGAGGCTGCGGACCTGCAGCGGGATCGCGACCGCTCCCCCGCTGAGGCTGTTGTTGTTGTAGAGCGTCGTCGTCGCGGCCGCCGGGATCGTGTACGTCACCGAGCCGCGGTTGCGCGACGCGTCGAGGGGCGTGCTCGTCGTCGCGAAGACCGGGCTGCCGGGAGCGCCCGCGCCGAACACCGTCACCCCCACGGGCATGCGCTGCGTCCCGGTCACGGACACGCGCCACAGCGCGAGCGTCCCGCCCGTCCCGACGCCGACGAGCGCCGCGACCAGCACGACGACCGCGACGACCGCGACGTCCCGCCGGCGCACCGCGCGGCGCACCCGCCCCACGACCGCGGCCGTCGTCGCGCGTATCACGGCGAGAACCCGTCGCCGTCGCGTACCTGCTCCCACGTCACGACGACCGTGCCGAGCCCGGTCGTCGGCGCCGAGGCGATCGCGGTGTCCGCGACCATCACGTCCGCGCCCGAGTACGTGAGCGTCACCGTCACCGCCCACGTCGCGGTCCCCCACGCCGCCACCTCGGCGGCCGTGAGGTTGTCCGGTGCGCCCGGCAGCAGGGTCGGCGTGCCGACCGGCACCGCGGTGGACGTGACGCCGTCCGGACGGGTGACCGTGTACGTCGCCGTCACGCCGCCCGCGGGCAGCAGCGCGGGTGCGGAGTCCCAGCTGACGCGCAGGCGCGCCGCGAGGTTGTCGCCCAGGAGCACCGGGCGGAAGCGCTGCACGACACGGAACGAGTCGCCGGGCGTTGCGAGGTGGTCGGCGGTGATCCCGTCCGACCTCGTCGCCACCGCGTGCGCCGGGCTCACGTCCGGGCTCGTCTCGGTCCAGGTGGGCGTCCCGACGAGCGCCAGGTCCAGGGTGCCGCTGCGCACCACGGAGGCGGCGACGGTCACCCCCGCGCCCCACAGCGCATAGGTCAGCCCCGCCGCGGCACCCGCGACGAGGAGGGCCGCGGCGGCGAGGGAGACGGGGCGCCGGGTCCTCATCGGGCGCCCTCCACCTCGCCCGTGGGGGCGCGCTCGTCGTCGGCGGGCGTGTCGGCGGGCGCGTCGGCGGTGGGCTCGTCGTCGCGCGTGCGCCTCTCGGGGCGCAGGATCATCACCGCGGCGTACCCGAGCAGCGCGGCCGCGACGAGCGCGACGGCCAGACCCTTGCGCTCGCCGAGCCACAGCGACACGTGGCCCACCCACGGCACCGAGTACACCGCCACCGCCTGGATCTGCGCGGGCTCGATCGGGTCGTCGTCCGCCCCGTTCGCGTCGCCGCGCGTCACGAACGTCGTCCCTGCGGCGCTGATGCGCTTGGCGACCACGCGGTGCGTGACGAGCGTCGGGTCGCCCGAGACCGGCTGGAACGTCACGACGTCGCCCACGTGGACCTCGGTGGCCGGGTCGGACACGGTCCGCACCGCGACGACGTCGCCCGGCGAGAACGTCGGCTCCATCGAGCCGGTGAGCACGGTGAGGGTGGTGCCGCCGAGCGCCTTGGGCACCACGACGAGCACCGCGACCGCCGCCACGACGACCAGCAGCACCGCCCACATGAGGACGGAGAGCACACCGGACAGCGCGCTGTCGTGTCGTCGTGCGGTCATCGGGGCTCCTCGTGCTCGTCAGGGCGGGAGATGGGCGGTAGGTGGGCGGGACGCGAACGCCCCGCCCACCTGCGCGGTCAGCTGAAGTCGGCGCCGCTGCGGTCCTGCTGCAGCGAGACGGCCAGGTTCTTCAGCGCCGTCGCCGCGTTCATCGTCGAAGCGGCGGTCGTGCCGCTCGCCTCGGCGGACCAGTCCGCGGTGACGACCACGAACAGGTCGGCGGCGGTCGTGCCGTCGACGACGACCGTGCCGGTGTTCACCGGGGCGCCCGCGGCCTGGCCGGTGCGCGGCGCGGCGAACCGCAGCGTCGTCGAGGTGCCGTCGAGCACGCCGGCGGTCACGTCGGTGCCGTTCGCGTCGAACACCTGGTAGGAGACGACCAGGCCCTCGGGCAGGGGCGTCGTGCCGCCCGAGCTCGTGACGTCGAGGTTCGCGACGAGGTTGTCGCCGACGAGCGTGACGTCCAGGCCGTACGTGCCCTCGGCGACGTCACCCGGGACCATGCGCCACGTCTGCAGGTCGACCGTGTGGCCGTCCAGCTCGGTCACGGGCGTCGCGGCGACCGTGACGTCCGTGCGGTCCGGGGACACGTCGAACCAGCCGACGCTCGTGGCCGACACGCCGAGCTCACCGTTGGTGATCGTGCCGCCCGGGATCGAGTCCGAGTCGGACCACAGGGCGAACGTCGTGCCGCCGGACAGGAGCGCGAGACCGGCGAGCCCGGCGATGACGCCCTTCGTCTTGTTCTTCATGGTCGTGCCTTTCTGTGGAGGGTTCGCCCCGCGAGGGGCCGCAGTCCGTCCGGGCTCGGGCGGTCTGGATCCGGTCAGAGCACGCCGACCGGCGCGGTGGCGGTGCACACCCGGCTGGCGCCGGCCGCGAGGGAGGAGATCGTCACGCTCGTGCCTGGCGTGACCGTGGGAGTCCCCGGGCAGGAGATGACCGGGGAGGTCGTGGCGGACGTCGTGCCGCCGGCATCGGTACGGGTGTCCGTCGCCGTGTCGGTGAGCACCACGTCCGTGAGCGGCGCCGAGCCGGTGTTCTGCACCGTGTAGCGCCAGTAGACGGTCGTCCCCGGCGCGAGCGACGCGCCGGACGTGATCGGCGTCGTGAACGCCGCGCTCGTGAACGCCTCCTTGGTCACGCGGACCTCGGAGCGGTACAGGACGTGGCGCGCGCAGAGCTGCGCGGCCTCGTCGGACGACCCCGCGGCGCACGTCACCGAACCCGCCGCGAGCACCGTGTGGGACACGCGCGCGACGTTGGTCATCACGCGGTCCCCCGGGGTCGCGAGCACGGTGACCGGGATCGTCAGCGTCACCGACGCGCCGGGGTCCAGCGCACCGGACCACGAGACGAGCTGGCCCGACACGGTCACGCCCGTCGGGCTCGACGTCACGGTGCCGCGCGTCGCGTCGTCCGTGACGGCAGTCAGGTCGTCGTAGACGCGCGCCGGCGTCGCAGCCGTGTAGGAGCCGTTGCCGACGTTCGTCGCGACGACCGTGTACGTGACCACCCCGCCCGCGGCCGGCATGACCGTCGCGTTCGCCGTCTTGGTGACCTGGAGGCGCGGGACCCGCAGGCGCACCGGCCAGTCCTCGACCTCGCCGCGCGCCGTGAACCCGGTGGGTGCGAGCTGCGCCTGGACGGTCGAGGCCATCAGGCGCAGGAACGTCCGGTCACCCCCGGCTGCCTGCCCCTCGGGCACGGCGCTCGGTACGGCGAAGCTCAGCGTGACGTTGGTCGAGGTCGTCGACGTGCAGGTGGCGTCCGCGCTGGACGCCTCGCCCGCGTCGAACTGGCCGTTGCGGTTCCAGTCCAGCCACCCGCGCACGTACGTGGTCGCGCCGTCGGCGGCGCACCGGATGTTCGCGACGGCGTACGTCGTCGTCACGCCGCGCACGTAGGTGATGTCCGCCAACGCCGCCGCGAGCGCGTCCTCGTCGGGCGTGTCACCCGAGGCGTCGGCCGACGACGCGGGCAGCAGCTCGGGGACCGCGTTCGGTCCGAGGCGGGTCGCCGGCGGTCCGAGCACGGCACGGGTGAAGGACACCGACCCGTTGCTCGCGAGCGTGGTCCACGTGTTGAAGATGCTGTTGACCGGCGGGCTGCCGCCCGACCACGTCGGCTGCACGACTCCGCCCCCGAGGCCGTACGAGGCCGGGGCGTCGCCGTAGTCGACCCCCACCACGACGCCGAACGCGGCGGCGGCGAGTCCCGAGCCCTCGAGGCTCACCGCGAGCGTCGTCGCACCGTCGGCGAACGCCACGGCGGTCGCCGAACGTCCGGGCGCCGAGCACTCCGCGGATGAGCCGAGCGTCAGCCGGTTCGCGTTGTCGCGCTGCACCCGGTAGGTCGCCGAGCACGTCCCCGGGTAGACGTCGAGAATCCGCCAGGTCGCCGTGCTCGGCGTCGGCGTCGCGCGCGTGAACTCGCCGCCATTCGTCGACTCGGCGTCGGCGAACACGAGGCCCGACAGCGTGACCGCTGCGGTGGACGTCGGCGCCCCCGTGAAGGCCGACGACGCGTACGTCGCGAGCCGGGCCGTCCCGCAGCCCACGTTGAACGTGGCGGCGACACCCTGGTTCACCGTGCCGATGCCGTTCACCAGGTCGTTGGCGGGCGTGTTGTAGAGCACCTGCAGACCGTCCGCGCCCCACTGGCCCGAGCGGTACGCCTGGAGGGAGTCCCCGCTGCGGCCGCTGAGCGTGCACTGCACCTCGAGACGCGTGAGGTCGCCCACCTGGAGGTACGTCCACACCGTGGTGCTCGTCGCGTTGAGCGACGCGCCCTGGGCTCCCCAGTTGACCCACAGGATGCGGTCCCGGTACAGCCCGCTGCCCGTGGTCGCCCGGACGGGCGCGCCCGACCCGCTGGACGAGCTCGCGTCGCCGACCGCCGACCGGGCCGGTGCGGCCGGCTGCACCGCGACGCCGGCGGCGGCGACGACGAGCACGGCCACCGCCGTCCACGCCGCACGCATCAGCCGCGAGCTCATCGACAACCCTCCTCCGGACACGGACCCGGGCGGGCCCGCACCGATCATCGGGAGTTGGACGAGCGACCTGAAGGGACGAAGGTGTGACCGGGATCGCCCCTGGGTGGCAGCACCTCACCCTCTCTCCGGGCACCGCAGGACAAACCCGGATGCACACGGCACCGCGGTGATGACGCAGGTCAGCCGACTGCCACGCCCACGCCGCGCACGCGGCCCGCGGCGAGGGGCCCCGGGCACGACGAAGCGGGCGGCCCCGGGATCTCTCCCAGGACCGCCCGCTGCGGCGATCTCGTCGCGAGGTCAGTCCTCCTGGACCGACCCGCCGGCCGCCACGATCTTCTCCTTGGCGGACGCCGAGAGGGCGTCGACAGCCACGGAGACCTTGACCGTGATGTCGCCGGTGCCGAGCACCTTGACCGGCTGGCCCTTGCGGACCGCGCCCTTGGCGACCAGGTCGGCGACCGTCACGTCGCCACCGTCCGGGTACAGCGCCGAGAGCTTGTCCAGGTTGACGACCTGGTACTCGACGCGGAACGGGTTCTTGAAGCCGCGAAGCTTCGGCAGGCGCATGTGGAGGGGCATCTGGCCACCCTCGAAGCGCTGCGGGACCTGGTAGCGGGCCTTGGTGCCCTTGGTGCCACGGCCCGCGGTCTTGCCCTTCGACGCCTCACCACGGCCCACACGGGTCTTCGCGGTCTTGGCGCCCGGGGCCGGACGCAGGTGGTGCACCTTGAGCGTGCCGCCGGCACCCGGCTTCGCCGCCTCCTCCGCCGCCTTCTTGGCAGCGGCGGACTTGGCAGCCGGGGCCTTCTTCGCGGCGGCGGCCGGGGCGGCCGCAGCCGCCTCGTCCTTCGCCGCAGCCTTCGACGACGCCTTCTTCGCGGGCGCCTTCTCGGCGGCAGCAGCCGTCGCCTTCTTGGCCGGGGCCTTCTTGGCGGCCTTCGGCGCGTCCTGCGCCTCGGTCACCTCGTTCGTCTCGTCAGCCATGGTCACTCGACCTCCTCGACCACCACGAGGTGCTGCACGGTCTTCACCATGCCGCGGATCTCGGGACGGTCCTCCTTGACGACCACGTCGCCGATGCGCTTGAGACCAAGCGTGCGGAGCGTGTCGCGCTGGTTCTGCTTG
The sequence above is a segment of the Cellulomonas palmilytica genome. Coding sequences within it:
- a CDS encoding DNA-directed RNA polymerase subunit alpha is translated as MLIAQRPTLAEEVISENRSRFSIEPLEPGFGYTLGNSLRRTLLSSIPGAAVTSIRIDGVLHEFSTVPGVKEDVTEIILNIKNLVVSSENDEPVVMYLRKQGPGEVTAADIVPPAGVEVHNPDLHLATLNDKGKLEIELTVERGRGYVSAAQNKTFDAEIGRIPVDSIYSPVLKVTYKVEATRVEQRTDFDKLIVDVETKAAISPRDALASAGKTLVELFGLARELNVEAEGIEIGPSPTDAALAADLALPIEDLQLTIRSYNCLKREGIHTVGELVARSEADLLDIRNFGAKSITEVKEKLAELGLSLKDSPLDFDPSASAYYGDDEGDFVEDEQY
- the rpsM gene encoding 30S ribosomal protein S13, giving the protein MARLVGVDLPREKRLEIALTYIYGVGRTRAKETLAATGISGDLRVKELGDTELVALRDYLEGNYKLEGDLRREVAADIRRKVEIGCYEGLRHRRGLPVRGQRTKTNARTRKGPKRTVAGKKKAGRK
- the map gene encoding type I methionyl aminopeptidase encodes the protein MFGRERIEYKSADQVRVMRRAGLVVADALDAARAAAVPGATTADVDAAAARVIVQAGAAPSFLGYHGYPATVCVSVNDEVVHGIPGGRVLAEGDVVSIDCGAVVDGWHGDSALSFVLGDGTVEDRELVATGEEAMWAGIAALAGADRLGAVGDAVEDVVDGAHTAGRNGGVRLGVVEDYVGHGIGSAMHQPPDVLNYRTRDRGAKVRPGLCVAVEPMLVRGEQATRVLADDWTVVTEDGSRAAHWEHTVAILDGGIWVLTARDGGLAGLAPHGVTPTPLD
- the rpsK gene encoding 30S ribosomal protein S11, whose protein sequence is MPPKSRTAVRKPRRKEKKNVSHGQAHIKSTFNNTIISITDPSGAVISSASSGQVGFKGSRKSTPFAAQLAAEAAARRAQEHGMRKVDVFVKGPGSGRETAIRSLQAAGLEVGSIQDVTPQAHNGCRPPKRRRV
- a CDS encoding alternate-type signal peptide domain-containing protein; protein product: MKNKTKGVIAGLAGLALLSGGTTFALWSDSDSIPGGTITNGELGVSATSVGWFDVSPDRTDVTVAATPVTELDGHTVDLQTWRMVPGDVAEGTYGLDVTLVGDNLVANLDVTSSGGTTPLPEGLVVSYQVFDANGTDVTAGVLDGTSTTLRFAAPRTGQAAGAPVNTGTVVVDGTTAADLFVVVTADWSAEASGTTAASTMNAATALKNLAVSLQQDRSGADFS
- a CDS encoding adenylate kinase, with the protein product MSTRLVLLGPPGAGKGTQAARLAERLAVPAISTGDIFRANIKGGTELGRKAQEYSSRGALVPDEITNAMVRDRLAQDDTAGGFLLDGYPRNVAQVAELDAILADAGLSLDLAVEITADPEVVAERLLKRAEIEGREDDTEDVIRHRLDVYAEQTAPISDVYSQRGLLARVDGIGEVDEVTERLLVAIGSPAR
- the secY gene encoding preprotein translocase subunit SecY; the encoded protein is MLGAFVRAFRTPDLRRKLLFTIGIMVVFRIGSFLPTPGVSYPNVQQCIDEAGTENDLLGLVNLFSGGALLQLSVFALGIMPYITASIIVQLLRVVIPKFEELHKEGQSGTAKLTQYTRYLTIALAVLQSTTVITIARSGQLFGGCTVDVIPDSSWTTLVIMVITMTAGTGLIMWLGELITERGVGNGMSLLIFTSIAASFPTAMWSIAGGNNGLTKFIVVLAIIVLVIALVVFVEQSQRRIPVQYAKRMVGRRMYGGSSTYIPIKINMAGVIPIIFASSLLAIPGIIAQFGDQTADWVRWVSQNLAAQDAPLNLALYVVLIIFFCYFYTAITFNPDEVADNMKKYGGFIPGIRAGRPTADYLSYVISRITAPGSLYLAVVALIPTIAFIMLDVGQNIPFGGSSILIVVGVGLETVKQIESQLQQRHYEGFLR
- the rpmJ gene encoding 50S ribosomal protein L36: MKVKPSVKKICDKCKVIRRHGRVQVICENLRHKQRQG
- a CDS encoding signal peptidase I is translated as MTARRHDSALSGVLSVLMWAVLLVVVAAVAVLVVVPKALGGTTLTVLTGSMEPTFSPGDVVAVRTVSDPATEVHVGDVVTFQPVSGDPTLVTHRVVAKRISAAGTTFVTRGDANGADDDPIEPAQIQAVAVYSVPWVGHVSLWLGERKGLAVALVAAALLGYAAVMILRPERRTRDDEPTADAPADTPADDERAPTGEVEGAR
- the infA gene encoding translation initiation factor IF-1; translated protein: MAKKDGVIEIEGSVVEALPNAMFRVELTNGHKVLAHISGKMRQHYIRILPEDRVVVELSPYDLSRGRIVYRYK